A genomic segment from uncultured Marinifilum sp. encodes:
- the sigZ gene encoding RNA polymerase sigma factor SigZ — protein sequence MVENIWREYHKQLLTFIQKRVSDPSLAEDILQEVFLKIYSKIDSLQEERKIKAWLFQITRNTIIDFHRKSYSKAGLEEQIIDLEEENDPKAMEDIQSCIVPMIKSLPKDYREALILTELNGLSQKQLSEKLQISYSAAKSRVQRGRNLLKNALNQCCSFEHDSKGRIIDYEKKVPSCKNCQDN from the coding sequence ATGGTAGAAAATATCTGGAGAGAATATCATAAGCAATTGTTAACTTTTATTCAAAAAAGAGTAAGCGATCCTTCTTTGGCTGAAGATATTTTACAAGAAGTATTTTTAAAAATATATAGTAAAATTGATAGTTTACAGGAGGAAAGAAAGATAAAAGCATGGTTGTTTCAAATCACCAGAAATACCATTATCGATTTTCATAGAAAATCATACTCAAAAGCCGGTTTAGAAGAGCAAATTATCGATTTGGAAGAAGAGAACGACCCAAAAGCAATGGAGGATATTCAATCTTGTATTGTTCCGATGATAAAATCTTTGCCAAAAGATTATCGGGAGGCATTAATACTAACAGAATTAAATGGCTTAAGCCAAAAGCAGCTGTCAGAAAAATTACAAATATCTTATTCTGCAGCTAAATCTAGAGTTCAAAGAGGGCGAAACCTATTAAAAAATGCTCTAAATCAATGTTGTAGTTTCGAACATGATTCCAAAGGAAGGATAATAGATTACGAAAAAAAAGTTCCCAGTTGTAAAAATTGTCAGGATAATTAA
- a CDS encoding RDD family protein: MSKINIETSQNVQLNFPVASVGERMVAYLLDMVFIGVCFMFCGLLFAALGEEYVLVFVLMIPFLFYSLLFELFMGGQTPGKKIMKIKVYKIDGDSADFISYLIRWMFRLVDISLTNGLAAILTIVIGEKGQRVGDILAKTTVVKINGKVSLNNTILTDIPDDYKLIFPEAKKLKDKDLELFKQVINQLNSMNDYVEKLTFGLKARKRVSDQLGINTEMPPEQFFQTLIKDYNYIHKN; this comes from the coding sequence ATGTCGAAAATAAATATTGAAACCAGCCAAAATGTACAATTAAACTTTCCTGTAGCAAGTGTTGGAGAACGAATGGTTGCTTATCTTCTTGATATGGTATTTATTGGAGTGTGTTTTATGTTTTGTGGTTTATTGTTTGCAGCACTAGGAGAGGAGTATGTCTTGGTTTTTGTTTTAATGATACCTTTTCTTTTTTATTCCTTATTGTTCGAATTGTTTATGGGAGGACAAACTCCAGGTAAGAAAATAATGAAAATTAAAGTTTATAAAATAGATGGCGATTCCGCAGATTTTATTAGTTACCTTATAAGGTGGATGTTTAGATTGGTGGATATTAGTTTAACCAATGGACTTGCTGCAATTCTTACCATTGTAATAGGAGAGAAAGGCCAACGAGTTGGTGATATTCTTGCAAAAACTACTGTTGTAAAAATAAATGGTAAAGTTAGTCTGAACAATACCATTTTAACTGATATTCCCGATGATTACAAATTAATTTTTCCTGAAGCAAAAAAATTAAAGGATAAAGATCTGGAGCTTTTCAAGCAGGTTATTAATCAGTTAAACTCTATGAACGATTATGTAGAAAAACTCACTTTTGGTTTAAAAGCAAGAAAGAGAGTATCCGATCAGTTGGGCATAAATACGGAAATGCCTCCCGAGCAGTTTTTCCAAACATTAATTAAAGACTACAATTATATTCATAAAAATTAG
- a CDS encoding UDP-2,3-diacylglucosamine diphosphatase, whose protein sequence is MTKVKREVEVLVLSDIHLGTKGCRAEELLKYLNSIQPKKLILNGDIVDIWQFKKRYWPKSHMRIIKHFTSLLSKGIPIFYISGNHDELLRKFDGFTLGKLSIVNKLILNLNGKKAWVFHGDVFDITMQYAKWLTRLGSIGYDLLIMINSVVNYFAKLMGREKVSLSKKIKNSVKSAVKYINDFEQIAAEIAIDKGYDFVLCGHIHHPEQKQISSKNGATTYLNSGDWVESLSSLEYNDGEWKIYEYDEDQKAKAIEPDLESYKLDDNEKIFKELLTEFMSGSNLKVS, encoded by the coding sequence ATGACAAAAGTAAAGAGAGAAGTAGAAGTCCTTGTTCTGTCGGATATTCATTTAGGAACGAAAGGTTGCAGAGCAGAAGAGCTTCTAAAGTACCTGAATTCAATTCAACCAAAAAAGTTAATTTTAAATGGTGATATTGTTGATATCTGGCAGTTTAAAAAGAGATATTGGCCTAAATCTCACATGAGAATTATAAAGCACTTCACATCACTATTATCTAAAGGTATTCCAATATTTTATATTTCTGGTAATCATGACGAACTTCTTCGAAAATTTGATGGTTTCACTTTGGGAAAACTAAGTATTGTAAATAAATTGATATTAAATCTTAATGGAAAAAAAGCATGGGTTTTTCATGGTGATGTTTTTGATATTACCATGCAATATGCAAAGTGGTTAACACGATTGGGATCTATTGGCTATGATTTATTGATCATGATAAATTCTGTAGTAAATTATTTTGCAAAACTAATGGGGCGAGAGAAAGTTTCATTATCCAAGAAAATAAAAAATAGCGTAAAATCTGCGGTTAAATACATTAATGATTTTGAACAAATTGCTGCAGAGATAGCAATTGATAAAGGATATGATTTTGTATTGTGTGGACACATACATCATCCCGAGCAGAAGCAAATTTCATCTAAAAATGGAGCCACTACCTATTTAAATTCAGGAGATTGGGTAGAAAGTTTAAGTTCTTTAGAATATAACGATGGAGAATGGAAGATCTATGAATATGATGAGGATCAGAAAGCTAAAGCGATAGAGCCGGATTTAGAAAGCTACAAACTCGACGATAATGAGAAGATATTTAAAGAACTACTGACCGAATTTATGTCTGGGTCAAACTTAAAAGTATCCTGA
- a CDS encoding DUF58 domain-containing protein, whose translation MKFFKSLYLQPFFYWIISAIAVCSVLGFFYPILYAIARLATLLFIITIGLDIALLYRVKNGLEADRICPEKLSNGDQNPISINIQNTYNFNVYVELIDDIPIQFQKRDFNYKFLLKSGKQNRINYNVRPVERGEYHFGNINVYASSFIKIIKRRYKISAHKMLPCYPSFMQMHMYEIMATSNRLTEFGVKKIRRIGHQMEFDQIREYVKGDDYRTINWKATARKSQLMVNQYQDEKAQPIYSIIDCGRSMKMPFYGLSLLDYAINTSLVISNTAILKHDKAGLLCFGKNVHTHLPAGGRRTQVKKIMELLYNQKTDYPEPNFELLYSSVKHFVRGRSLLMLYTNFESLDSMKRQLPYLQALAKNHLLVVVFFNNSEILELSKQSANSIEDIYTKTIAEKFIYDKKLIVKELEKYGIHAILSDPKNLTTYALNKYLELKSRGLI comes from the coding sequence ATGAAATTTTTCAAATCTCTATATCTACAGCCATTTTTCTACTGGATTATTAGCGCAATAGCAGTATGTTCGGTTCTTGGATTTTTTTATCCGATTCTTTATGCTATCGCACGGTTGGCAACTCTGCTTTTTATAATTACAATTGGCTTGGATATTGCTTTACTCTATCGGGTAAAAAACGGACTTGAGGCCGATCGAATTTGTCCGGAAAAATTATCCAATGGTGATCAAAATCCAATAAGCATAAACATTCAAAACACTTACAATTTTAATGTTTACGTTGAATTAATTGACGATATTCCTATACAATTTCAGAAAAGAGATTTTAATTATAAATTTTTGCTTAAATCAGGCAAACAGAATAGAATTAATTATAATGTAAGACCGGTTGAGCGAGGAGAATATCATTTTGGAAACATTAATGTTTATGCTAGTTCGTTTATAAAAATTATTAAGCGCAGATACAAAATTAGTGCACATAAAATGCTTCCTTGTTACCCTTCATTTATGCAAATGCATATGTATGAAATAATGGCAACTTCAAACAGACTTACAGAGTTTGGAGTCAAAAAAATACGTCGCATCGGACATCAAATGGAATTCGATCAAATTAGAGAATATGTAAAAGGAGACGATTATAGAACCATAAACTGGAAAGCTACAGCACGAAAGTCTCAGCTTATGGTAAACCAATATCAAGACGAAAAAGCCCAGCCAATTTATTCTATTATTGATTGTGGTCGTTCAATGAAAATGCCATTTTATGGACTTAGCTTGCTGGATTATGCAATTAATACAAGCCTTGTTATATCTAATACTGCTATTCTAAAACACGACAAAGCAGGATTATTATGCTTCGGAAAAAATGTTCACACTCACCTTCCTGCTGGCGGAAGAAGAACTCAGGTAAAAAAAATAATGGAATTGCTCTATAATCAGAAAACTGATTATCCCGAGCCAAATTTCGAACTTTTATATTCTTCGGTAAAACACTTTGTGCGCGGCCGCAGCTTACTTATGCTATATACCAATTTTGAGAGTTTGGATTCCATGAAACGCCAACTTCCGTACTTACAAGCTTTGGCCAAGAATCACTTACTGGTTGTTGTGTTTTTTAATAATAGCGAAATATTGGAATTAAGCAAACAAAGTGCAAATAGTATTGAAGATATCTACACCAAAACCATTGCTGAAAAATTTATTTACGATAAAAAACTAATTGTAAAAGAACTGGAAAAATATGGTATACATGCTATCCTAAGCGACCCTAAAAACCTAACTACCTATGCTTTAAATAAATATTTGGAACTAAAATCGAGAGGCTTAATTTAA
- a CDS encoding peptidylprolyl isomerase produces the protein MKKLYLLIVSLSLFCCNVKSQNPKVEIKTPMGNIELEIYVDKAPITATHFLNNIDKNIFRNACFYRVVRPDNQPNNKIKIEVIQGGLFHDSLVDKMPTIKHENTKISGIQHKNGVISMARLEPGSACTEFFICVGDQPELDYNGSRNPDKQGFAAFGKVVSGMSIVKKIQNMKDNKQMLKQTIPILSIKRK, from the coding sequence ATGAAAAAACTCTACCTGCTTATTGTATCTCTTTCTCTTTTTTGTTGCAATGTAAAATCTCAAAACCCTAAAGTTGAAATAAAAACACCTATGGGGAATATCGAACTAGAAATTTATGTGGATAAAGCTCCTATTACGGCAACACATTTTTTGAACAATATAGATAAAAATATATTTAGAAATGCTTGCTTTTACCGAGTTGTCCGCCCAGATAATCAGCCAAACAATAAAATAAAAATTGAAGTAATTCAAGGAGGTTTATTTCACGATTCGCTTGTTGATAAAATGCCAACAATTAAACATGAAAACACCAAAATAAGCGGAATACAGCATAAAAACGGAGTAATTTCTATGGCCAGGCTAGAGCCTGGATCAGCATGCACAGAATTTTTTATTTGTGTTGGCGATCAACCTGAGTTAGATTATAATGGCAGTAGAAACCCAGATAAACAAGGATTTGCAGCATTTGGAAAAGTAGTTTCGGGAATGAGTATTGTTAAAAAAATTCAGAATATGAAAGACAACAAGCAAATGCTTAAGCAAACAATCCCTATCCTATCCATAAAAAGAAAATAA
- a CDS encoding MoxR family ATPase → MESQKHFENRIDLNELNQLISQIKLEIQKVIIGQEQNIDLLLVGLFAKGHVLIEGVPGIAKTLSAKLLAKTISSDFSRIQFTPDLMPSDVLGTTIFNNAKSKFDFNKGPIFSNIVLIDEINRAPAKTQAALFEVMEEYQVSIDGSTYKMDEPFWVLATQNPIEQEGTYRLPEAQLDRFLMKIEFDYPNEDEELKILNTKHERKGNSEIDEISEVINAEQIKEMQKLVQSIHIDENLKRYIVQIVQNTRKNTGIILGASPRASVAVMTAAKAFAAINGRDFVTPDDIKKVVAPVLHHRIILTPEKEMEGILAKEIINQVLEGIEIPR, encoded by the coding sequence ATGGAAAGTCAAAAACATTTCGAAAATAGAATTGATTTAAATGAATTGAATCAATTAATCAGTCAAATAAAACTGGAAATACAAAAAGTAATAATCGGACAGGAACAAAATATTGATTTATTACTGGTTGGCCTATTTGCCAAAGGACATGTATTAATAGAAGGAGTTCCCGGAATAGCTAAAACTTTATCGGCGAAATTACTTGCAAAAACAATTAGTTCTGATTTTTCAAGAATTCAGTTTACTCCTGATTTAATGCCCTCTGATGTGTTGGGAACAACAATTTTTAATAATGCTAAGTCGAAATTCGATTTTAACAAAGGACCTATTTTTTCTAATATCGTTCTTATTGATGAAATTAACAGAGCTCCTGCAAAAACGCAAGCTGCACTTTTCGAAGTGATGGAAGAATATCAGGTTAGTATAGATGGTAGCACTTATAAAATGGATGAGCCTTTTTGGGTTTTAGCAACTCAAAATCCTATAGAACAAGAAGGAACCTACCGATTACCAGAAGCTCAACTTGATAGATTCTTAATGAAAATTGAGTTTGATTATCCGAACGAAGATGAAGAATTAAAAATTCTAAATACCAAACACGAACGAAAAGGGAATTCTGAAATCGATGAAATATCGGAAGTTATTAATGCCGAACAGATTAAAGAAATGCAAAAACTTGTTCAATCTATTCACATCGATGAAAATTTAAAAAGATACATTGTACAAATAGTACAAAATACCAGAAAAAATACTGGAATTATTTTAGGAGCTTCTCCTCGTGCATCGGTTGCTGTTATGACTGCGGCAAAAGCATTTGCAGCCATTAATGGTCGAGATTTTGTTACTCCCGATGATATTAAAAAGGTAGTTGCTCCAGTTCTTCATCATCGAATAATTCTTACGCCTGAAAAAGAAATGGAAGGCATTTTAGCTAAAGAAATCATCAATCAGGTTCTTGAAGGAATCGAAATTCCTCGATAA
- a CDS encoding DUF4350 domain-containing protein: MKLVIPKSLYPFIGVLILLILVELLTPTPIDWTPNFNSHDKRPYGSFLMMDLVETEFFPGQDIEIRTLPVFNYPDNEDSLSLKNYIYITNHLEMKKWDVSRLINLVEKGNQIFIAASSISKDLQDTLNLKIDNNITFENLSQKTKEQHFTNPNITNNKTYKYEKAFDSNSIIKFNKDSLTVLGVDENNMVQLIQKKIGKGNITISCQPLAFTNYNILSGNNSEYVTGVFNYLPNLPIIWDEYYKPITLFISSSPLSYLMTKPPLRLAYYLLLFCLLFLLIFQGKRQQQIIPEIKPLRNSSLDFIQTLGRLYYTRKNHKDIAEKKFKYFKEFIRSKYHTNFKEDNFNELSKRSGIALKTLKILFNQAKLIEKQDTLLQEDLEDFHSKIEYIYNNCK, from the coding sequence ATGAAATTAGTTATTCCTAAATCCTTATATCCTTTTATAGGAGTTTTGATTCTACTAATTTTAGTCGAATTATTAACTCCTACTCCAATTGACTGGACACCAAACTTTAATTCTCATGATAAAAGACCTTATGGATCGTTCTTAATGATGGATTTGGTAGAAACTGAATTTTTTCCCGGTCAGGATATTGAAATTAGAACACTTCCTGTTTTTAATTATCCAGACAATGAAGACTCGTTAAGCTTAAAAAACTACATATATATTACCAACCATTTAGAAATGAAAAAGTGGGATGTTTCCCGCTTAATTAATCTGGTAGAAAAAGGCAATCAGATATTTATTGCTGCTTCGAGTATTAGTAAGGATTTACAAGATACTTTAAATTTAAAAATAGATAACAATATTACATTCGAAAACCTTAGTCAAAAAACTAAAGAACAACATTTTACAAATCCTAATATTACTAATAATAAAACGTATAAATACGAGAAAGCGTTTGATTCTAATTCTATCATAAAATTTAATAAAGATAGTCTTACTGTACTAGGAGTCGATGAAAATAACATGGTTCAATTGATACAGAAAAAAATTGGAAAAGGAAACATAACAATTAGTTGCCAGCCATTAGCATTTACCAACTACAATATTTTATCGGGTAATAATTCAGAGTATGTAACAGGTGTTTTTAATTATTTACCCAATTTACCAATAATTTGGGATGAATATTACAAACCCATAACTCTCTTCATATCAAGCTCTCCACTAAGCTATCTTATGACAAAACCGCCCTTACGCTTGGCTTATTATCTACTTTTATTTTGTTTACTATTCCTCTTAATTTTTCAAGGTAAAAGGCAACAACAAATTATTCCCGAAATTAAACCATTGCGTAACTCTTCCTTAGATTTTATACAAACATTGGGAAGACTATACTACACAAGAAAAAATCACAAAGATATAGCAGAAAAAAAATTCAAATATTTTAAAGAGTTTATACGAAGTAAATATCACACCAATTTTAAGGAAGATAATTTTAATGAGCTGAGCAAACGCTCGGGTATTGCTTTAAAAACTCTTAAAATATTATTCAATCAGGCTAAGTTGATTGAAAAACAAGATACTTTATTGCAGGAAGATTTAGAAGATTTTCATTCTAAAATAGAATATATCTACAACAATTGTAAATAA
- a CDS encoding stage II sporulation protein M — protein MKEIVFLNRNKHKWEKFESLLNKTSENNPDTIANLYIQLTDDLSYSRTFYPESSTTVYLNQLSMQVHQQIYKNKKVKKGAFKNFWKTDLPLTLYDIRKQLLYAFLIFMVSVLIGIISSKGDQSFVRSILGDNYVNMTIDNIRKNDPMAVYKQQASTEMFLGITINNIKVSFLAFVLGIFTAFGTGYVLFSNGVMLGSFTYFFVQHDLFWETTRVIWIHGALEISVIIIAGAAGITLGNSLIFTGTLSRKASLQNGVRKGIKVIAGIFPIFIVAGFLEGFVTRHTEMPIALSWLIILSSFTFIIWYFVINPVKVYNKRSK, from the coding sequence ATGAAAGAAATTGTATTCCTCAATCGCAATAAACACAAATGGGAAAAATTTGAAAGCCTTTTAAATAAAACTTCCGAAAATAATCCTGATACCATTGCAAATTTATATATTCAACTTACCGATGATTTATCGTATTCAAGAACATTTTACCCCGAGTCATCTACCACTGTATACCTTAATCAATTAAGCATGCAAGTGCATCAGCAAATCTATAAAAATAAGAAGGTAAAAAAAGGTGCATTTAAGAATTTTTGGAAAACAGATCTGCCACTTACTCTTTACGACATAAGAAAACAACTACTTTATGCCTTTTTAATTTTCATGGTTTCTGTTTTAATAGGCATCATATCATCAAAAGGAGATCAATCATTTGTGCGTAGTATTTTAGGCGACAATTATGTGAATATGACGATCGATAATATTCGTAAAAACGATCCTATGGCTGTTTACAAACAACAAGCTTCTACCGAAATGTTTTTAGGGATTACAATAAACAATATTAAAGTTTCCTTTTTAGCATTTGTATTAGGGATATTTACAGCTTTTGGTACAGGTTATGTTCTTTTTTCGAACGGTGTAATGTTAGGCAGCTTTACTTACTTTTTTGTACAACACGATTTATTTTGGGAAACAACACGAGTAATATGGATTCATGGCGCTTTAGAAATATCGGTAATTATAATAGCCGGAGCTGCAGGAATTACGCTGGGTAACAGCCTTATTTTTACAGGAACCTTATCGCGAAAAGCCTCCCTACAAAATGGAGTACGAAAAGGTATAAAGGTAATCGCAGGTATTTTTCCCATTTTTATTGTAGCGGGCTTTCTCGAGGGTTTTGTTACCCGACATACCGAAATGCCAATTGCTTTAAGTTGGCTAATTATACTCAGCTCTTTTACATTTATAATTTGGTACTTCGTAATTAATCCTGTTAAAGTATACAATAAAAGAAGCAAATAA
- a CDS encoding glycosyltransferase family protein, which produces MRILYGIQGTGNGHLSRAIELIPHFQKVAEVDILISGLHYDLEFKHLIKYKKQGLGFFFGKNGGIDFYKTIRKFNIYRFIKDIRSLPVEEYDLVISDFEPVTAWACKIKKVFCLGLSHQSAMLNTRTPMPEKIDKFGFQILKKYAPCNQNVSFHFQEYGHKMFTPVIRREIRVLEADNKGYYLVYLPAYSDQRLISVLSHFSKCKWVVFSKHCKQRYRSDNVEINPVNGESFINKLKDCEGVLCGAGFETPAESLFLGKKLAVIPMKNQFEQMCNAQALKKMGVPVLNDLEFDGPNKIRRWIKDDWNLGKINYPDNSKSVIEFIFKHYLLPKK; this is translated from the coding sequence ATGAGAATACTTTACGGAATACAAGGTACGGGGAATGGTCATTTGAGTCGTGCGATTGAGTTAATACCTCACTTCCAGAAAGTGGCGGAAGTAGACATTTTAATATCAGGCTTACATTACGATTTAGAATTTAAACACCTCATAAAATATAAGAAACAAGGATTAGGTTTTTTCTTTGGTAAAAACGGAGGAATTGATTTTTATAAAACAATTCGAAAATTCAATATCTATCGATTTATTAAAGATATAAGATCTCTTCCTGTGGAAGAATATGATTTGGTAATTAGTGATTTTGAACCAGTAACAGCTTGGGCTTGTAAAATTAAAAAGGTGTTTTGTCTTGGTTTAAGCCATCAGTCTGCAATGCTGAACACTAGAACCCCTATGCCAGAAAAGATTGATAAATTCGGATTTCAGATATTAAAAAAATATGCGCCCTGTAATCAGAATGTAAGTTTTCATTTTCAGGAATATGGACATAAAATGTTTACACCTGTTATCCGAAGAGAAATAAGAGTTTTAGAAGCTGATAATAAAGGATATTATTTGGTTTATTTACCTGCCTATTCCGATCAAAGATTAATATCCGTTCTATCACATTTTTCTAAGTGTAAGTGGGTCGTTTTTTCCAAACACTGCAAACAGAGGTATAGAAGCGATAATGTGGAAATTAATCCTGTTAATGGTGAATCGTTTATCAATAAATTAAAAGATTGTGAGGGTGTGCTTTGTGGAGCAGGATTCGAAACTCCCGCAGAGAGTTTGTTTTTGGGAAAAAAGTTGGCTGTAATTCCAATGAAAAATCAATTTGAACAAATGTGTAATGCTCAAGCGCTAAAAAAAATGGGTGTTCCTGTATTAAATGATTTAGAATTTGATGGTCCTAATAAAATTAGGCGGTGGATTAAAGATGATTGGAACCTAGGGAAAATCAATTATCCTGATAATTCAAAATCGGTTATTGAATTCATTTTTAAACATTACCTCTTACCGAAAAAGTAG
- a CDS encoding sensor histidine kinase: protein MNLRKVWVEIKTKENRSTYYFLCKLLILSAIFWIVLLVGIFITLRNFNELEHKTLKDIEDSVLATKLQNVQEEIKSATSVLMMLANCNCLDNYLNSDSDNLKYLNKSFANICNNYDIFDQVRYIDKIGKEIVRVNYNLGQVEIVPQKNLQDKSNRYYFYEAIKLNKNEVFISPLDLNIEHGVIETPLKPMIRFATPVFNSKGEKQGVIVLNYLGQNIVRHFLEDNNPLIKGQLMFLNSEGYWFKGPNSVYDWGFMYDHKKDITFKSIYGNVWDSISEEEGSQFSTEQGMFTFKTVNPILQKLAPKSIATSIKDNYHWKIVSFIPSSVIKEKSYERAKQAIFILLILFLAWLLVVYRFIKHEYFKFLAQQELQQRKVRLIELNATKDKLFSIIGHDLINPLNRIEGFSDLLLEYIKEKNYSKIEEYAGIIQSSSNKASQLLSNLLDWSRSQIGGVTFKPKTYCLNNQLDEIILLMSDAASLKSITIKKVVPYNLTIFADSEMISTVLRNLISNSIKFTHKNGLITVSAEKTHKNIQISVCDNGIGIEKIQMQNLFEITKNNSSLGTEMEKGTGLGLVLCNEFIKKHNGDIWVESKVGKGSCFKISLPNK from the coding sequence ATGAATTTGAGGAAAGTATGGGTAGAGATAAAAACAAAGGAGAATAGAAGCACTTATTATTTTCTGTGTAAATTATTAATATTGTCTGCAATTTTTTGGATAGTTCTGTTAGTTGGTATTTTTATAACCTTAAGAAATTTTAATGAATTAGAGCATAAAACGCTAAAAGATATAGAAGATAGTGTTTTAGCTACCAAGTTGCAAAATGTTCAAGAAGAAATAAAATCAGCAACATCAGTTCTAATGATGTTAGCAAATTGCAATTGTCTCGATAATTATTTAAATAGCGATAGTGATAACCTAAAGTATCTCAATAAATCTTTTGCTAATATTTGTAATAATTATGATATTTTTGATCAGGTTAGATATATCGATAAAATAGGAAAGGAGATTGTTCGTGTTAACTATAATTTGGGACAAGTTGAAATTGTACCTCAAAAGAATCTTCAGGATAAAAGCAACCGCTATTATTTCTATGAGGCGATTAAACTAAATAAAAATGAGGTTTTCATTTCCCCTCTCGATCTTAATATAGAACATGGTGTAATCGAAACTCCATTAAAGCCAATGATTCGTTTTGCAACACCTGTGTTTAATAGCAAAGGAGAAAAACAGGGGGTTATAGTACTAAATTATTTAGGGCAAAACATAGTTAGACACTTTTTAGAAGATAATAACCCTCTTATAAAAGGACAGTTAATGTTTCTTAATTCCGAAGGTTATTGGTTTAAAGGACCAAATTCTGTCTACGATTGGGGATTTATGTACGATCATAAGAAAGATATTACATTTAAAAGTATATACGGAAATGTGTGGGATAGTATTAGTGAAGAAGAAGGTTCACAATTTAGTACAGAACAGGGCATGTTTACCTTTAAAACTGTTAATCCTATACTCCAAAAATTAGCTCCCAAAAGTATCGCTACAAGCATAAAAGATAATTATCATTGGAAAATAGTTTCATTCATTCCGTCTTCAGTTATTAAAGAAAAAAGTTACGAAAGAGCTAAACAGGCTATCTTTATATTATTGATTTTGTTTCTTGCATGGTTATTGGTTGTTTACCGTTTTATTAAGCATGAGTATTTTAAGTTCTTAGCACAACAGGAATTGCAGCAAAGAAAAGTTCGTTTGATAGAATTAAATGCTACAAAAGATAAGTTGTTCTCTATTATTGGACACGATTTAATTAATCCCCTAAATAGAATAGAAGGATTTAGTGATTTGTTGTTAGAGTATATAAAAGAGAAAAATTATAGTAAAATTGAAGAGTATGCGGGTATAATTCAGAGTTCATCAAATAAGGCAAGTCAATTGTTGTCAAATCTTTTAGATTGGTCGCGTTCTCAAATAGGTGGAGTTACATTTAAACCTAAAACTTATTGCTTAAATAATCAGTTAGATGAAATCATATTATTGATGAGTGATGCTGCAAGCCTTAAATCAATAACGATAAAAAAAGTTGTTCCATATAATTTAACAATTTTTGCCGATAGTGAGATGATAAGTACGGTTTTGCGAAATTTAATATCAAATTCAATAAAATTTACCCATAAGAACGGATTAATTACTGTTTCTGCTGAAAAAACACATAAGAATATACAAATAAGTGTTTGCGATAATGGTATTGGAATCGAAAAGATTCAAATGCAAAATTTATTTGAAATAACAAAGAATAATTCTAGTTTGGGAACAGAAATGGAAAAAGGTACAGGCTTAGGTTTGGTGTTGTGTAATGAATTTATAAAAAAACACAATGGAGATATTTGGGTTGAAAGCAAGGTGGGTAAAGGCAGTTGCTTTAAAATTAGTTTACCTAATAAATAA